Genomic window (Ureibacillus composti):
TTGAACTTAAACACATTTTGTAGGTTGTTTACCTAAATCCCCTTCACTATTTGGTGATTCCGTAAAATCGGATATACTTTCCGAAGGCTCATTTGAATGTAATTAACAATACATGTAAGGAGTAAAAGTAATGGCCGTTTATGTTTATCAAACCTTTGAAATTAAACAAGAGAAATTTAAAGAGGCAATTGAAAATTTACAAGAGATGAAGCAGTACCGCAACGAAAACTACGACCATACAGTTGAAGTGCTCATTCCCATATCTGGACATGATTATACGTACGCGATTCATGCCACATATGATGGTTTAGCTGAAATGGAAGTTCAAAACAAAAAGATGTATGACGATGATGAATATTTGAAGTTAGTCGGAAATTTCTTCTTAGATCATGTCGTTCAAGGGACGATGTATACACAAATTTATCGAGGAATAAATAAAAAGATTTCAAAAAAGGATGAAAAATCGTCGTAGAAAACAATTCATTTCTTTTTACGATGTGTGAGAAGCAATGAAATGAATGAAACTAACGTAAAGCTTGGTACAATGAAGAACGTTGTTGTAAACATCTTTCTGGACATAAAAAGATGCAATGCAAAATCGCACTGCATCTGAATTTCTTCGGGCTTTCACGACAAGATTGCCAGGTACAAAGATTAAGTAAACTCCCCTACTTTACTTTTGCCCGTCTATATTCATCGTAACTTGCTCCAATTACTTCACATTGTTTATCCGTAAGCGTTTGGTCCACCCACGCTCGGTCCCATTCACCTTTTGCGATTTGTTCCATGAACGTTGCTTCTGTTTTGTGAACAGCTTCTACCTTTTCGTATAAGGCCTCTGCTTCCGCCTCACGGAATGCCACGATTCCATCTAAATCGCAACAAAGGATATCGCCAGGATTAATAATTTGACCACCAACACTCACCGGCACATTAATTTCACCAGGTCCATTTTTATAAGGACCGTTTGGACTCACACCTCTTGCGTATACACCAAAATCCAGTTCCTGTGCAGCTTCAACATCCCGAATTAAACCATCAAGGACAAAACCTTTAATGCCTTTAGTGATGGCGTATTTCATCATGATTTCGCCAGCTAGTGCGCGATCGATTACGCCATCGCTTTGTACGACAATGATATCTCCTTTTTGTGCCATATCAAGTGCTTTATGCAACATTAAGTTATCTCCAGCAGGTGCTTTTACTGTGAAGGCAACACCGACCATTTTCACTCCATTTATCGATTTAATTCCACTATCAACTGCAGCAATTCTCCCCATACAATCATCTAAATTGGCAACTGGTACGTTTTCAAACTTCTTTACCAATTCAGCAGAAGGACGATTGATTTTGCTAAAAATACGAAAACCTAGATTCGACATGAACATACCCCCATCTCATATAGAAGTAACCTACAAAACTACAACATTACCAATCGCGATATAAATTAAGAATCATCCTGAACCTATTTTATTGTTATGAAATGAATCGTTAAAATATAAAAAAGCCTACAAAGATATTTGTAGACTTTACTATTTACTATTTACTATTTACTTTCCAGTGTTTACCCTCGTTTTATCAATTCTACTTTACGAAGTTCGTCAATTGAATTAACACCAGCTAATTGCATTGTAGTAACTAATTCATCATAAAAGTTCGACATCACTATCTCAACTCCTGTTTGACCTGCATAAGCTAGTCCATATACATATGGTCTGCCAACGCAAACTGCATCCGCGCCTAAAGCTAATGCTTTGAATGCGTCTAACCCACTATAGATTCCGCTATCAAAAAGTACTGGAACTTGACCGCCTACCACTTTTACAATGTTCGGTAATGCATCTAGACTACCAATAACTCCATCTAATTGTCGTCCTCCGTGAGTAGAAACAATGAGACCATCAACTCCAATTTCCAATGCTTTCACCGCATCATTTGGATGTAATACACCTTTTAGTAAAATTGGAAGTTTCGTATGCTTTCTTAATTTTTCTACGTGGGACCAATTTAAATGTGGATGATTTACATTACGTAAAACCCCGTCGACGAAATCTTTATATTTTCCATTCTCTAAATCCTTTTGGAAGATTGGATCTTGTAAATAATTCCCTTTTGCATAACCGTGTAAAATTGGGGAGAATTGATTTTTTTGATCGCCTTCACGCCATCCGCTCACTGTCGTATCAATCGTTAAAATAATCGCTTCATACCCCGCTACTTCGGCACGCGAAACCATATTTAACGCTAATGCATCCTCCTCCGACCAATATAATTGGAAGAACTTCGTATGTTTTGGGGCAGCGTTAGCTACTTCTTCAAGTGAATAACTTGAAACTGTGCTTAGTGAATAGGGCATTTTTAATTTCGCTGCCGCCTTGACTACAGCTGGCTCACCATCTGGATGTTCTAATAAATTCATGCCGACTGGTGCGAATATAAATGGTGTGGGGTGTGTTTTTCCAAAAAGAGTAATACTTGTGTTGACAGTTGATGTGTCATTCAATAACTGAGGGATAAATGAATAGCTTTCAAAGGCTTGTCGGTTATTTCTCATCGTTTGACCTGAACCGGCTCCACCTTTTATGTAATCATAATTGGGTTTTGGAATCTTTTGTTCCACAGCATCTTGTAGATCGGTAAAATTGACTGGAAATACCTCTTCTTTTTCAGTAGTAGCACTATTTGATGCTTGCATTCCTAATCCACCTTCATTTCTATGATTTGTAATATTTTAATATTCTAATAATTATATAAGCTAAAGTTACATGAATACTTAATGAAAATCAATAAAACTAAAAGCATTTCACCGAATGTTCACCTTACAAACGAACGATTTTATCGGATACGTAAAAATTAGCATTTTTAAATCATTTGGCTATGTTTCTTTACATACTCTATTCTCATGGTAAAGAATTTGAAAACATCACTTATTCATTTAGGAGAGGTGAAAATGAATTCTATCTTTCTAGTTGCTAATTCATTCGGTGTAGATCACGTAAAGGAAAATGGTCATCAAGCCTACTTACCTGCCATTCGTAGTAGTGGAGCGAAAGGATTGGAAGTTCGACGAGAGTTACTTAAGTTTGAACAGGCTGAATTAAGCAATTTACGAGAGGCTTTGAAATCTCATAGTTTAGCATGTATTTATTCCACACCGATTGAGTTGTGGAATGAGCAGTTTGAATTTAATGAATTTGAGTTTTTTACAGCGCTGATGGAAGCAAAACTATTAGGGGCACAACTTGTGAAGTTTTCTCTTGGTCATTACGATGAGAACCAATGTGATTTGGAATCTATTAAACTTGCATTTGAAGATGAACAGTTTCCTACACAGTTGAAAATTACGATAGAAAATACACAAAAGCAACCTGCTGGCGATTTAGAAAAGATTCTTACATTTTTAATGAAATGTGATGAAGCAAACATCCCAATCAAGTTCACATTCGATATAGGCAATTGGGTTTGGAATAAGATTGACCCAGATGAAGCGGCTTCAAAATTAAAAGACTATGTAGAATATGTTCATATTAAAGATGTCGACTGTACGACAACCCCACCGACTGTTCAACCTCTGCGTCCGCCTAGTGAAAATGAACTTGATCTAAAAAGAATTCTAAAACATTTTCGAAGTGACCTCCCAGTTGGATTTGAATTTCCTATTGGGGAGCCAACTACTCCCCCTTCTGGATTAGACATGATTTCAAAAATAAATGGGTATGTTAACTTATTTAAGAGATATGTATGACATTTAAAAAAAGAAATAAGTGGAAAATTTCAGGAAATACAAACGTTACTGTTACACATCCTATTTATTAGCCCCACTTTATTTCATAAAATGATAAGTTGATTGGAATGCAGGGACCGCGACTCCACCGGGAACAGCACGAGCGGAAGATCCACTAAATGGTGCCTCCCGTTGTAGGCGCCATTTAGTTAGCTGAAGCCGTGCTCGGGGAAAGCGTCGGTCCCGGAATGGAAATCAACATTTAAAGGATAATTCAATTAACAATAAAAAAACTGTAAACAAACTCTACTTTTAAGAGTTTATTTACAGTCTGTCACCATTTTTTCTAAAGTAAATGGTGTTGTCCAATGCTCAATTCAAACCTAACTATTCAATTTTAAAAATCAAAATTGTCTGGATCCGGACCCACTCGATGGTTTTCATTCAATGCGTGGATTCGTTCCATTTCCTCATTTGTTAATTCAAAGTCAAATATATTAGCATTTTCAATAATTCGATGTTCTTTTGTTGACTTAGGAATCGTTACAACACCATTTTGTAAGTCCCAACGCAAGATAATTTGTGCTACTGATTTATTGTGTTTAGAAGCAATTTCTTGTAAAACTTCGTTATCAAGCAGTTGACCTTGCATTAATGGCGACCATGCTTCAAGTTGGATTCCATGTTCCTGGCAAAATGCTTGAAGTTCTTTTTGAGTTAATCGTGGATGATATTCCACTTGATCGATCATTGGTTTAATTTCAGCATCTTTCATTAATTCTTCTAGGTGATGAATATGGAAATTACTTACACCAATTGCTTTCACTCGACCTTCTTTATAAAGCGTTTCTAGTGCTCTCCATGCATCTTTGAATTTTCCTTCAACAGGCCAATGAATTAGATATAAATCTAAATACTCTAAGCCCAGTTTCTCTAAGCTTTGTTCATACGCTGCAATCGTTGCTTCGTATCCTAAATCTGCATTCCAAACCTTTGAAGTGACAAACAAGTCTTCTCTAGCGATTCCTGCTTCCTTTAAGCCTTCTTGAATCCCTTTGCCGACCCCTACTTCATTTCCATAAATCGCTGCTGTATCCACACTACGATATCCATTTTTAATAGCTGATTTCACAGCATTTTCTAATTCCGGACCTTCTTCTACTTTAAAAACACCAAGGCCAAACCAAGGCATTTTTACCCCATTATGCAAAGTTGTTGTATCTTGTAAATTTTTCATCATGTTTTATTCCTCCAAATTTTTTGTTTATATTTTAAAAGTTCCACCATCATTGGATGTAACTCTCGATTTCAACTTAAGATGTTGCTTGCTGATCCTTTTTTTCAAAATTTCTACTTACCCAAGTTAGAATAGCGGCCACTAAAACCATGAGTGCCCCGATCCAAGAAGTATGGATAAGACCAATAGAATCTGTAATAAGCCCACCAAAAAAAGAGCCCATCGCAATCCCTGCATTAAATGCCGCAATATTGATTGCTGACGCTACATCAACAGCACTTGGAACAAATCGTTCTGCTAGCATCACCACATATACTTGAAGTCCAGGCACATTCATAAACGCAAACAGACCCATGAGAAGTATGGTAGCTAAACCAACAATTTTAAACGGTGCAGTAAACATCAAAATAAATAAGACAACTGCTTGTACAATAAACATATAAAACAAGGCGTTAATTGGATTTTTGTTGGATAATTTCCCTCCAATCATATTGCCTAATGCAATAGCGATTCCGTAAACTAATAAAATGACTGCCACACTTTCTTCTTTAAAACCTGTAATTTCTTGAAGTAAGGGTGCAAGATAAGTAAATACAACAAATGTTCCACCGTAACCTAATGCTGTAATGATGAACACTAGTAATAAGCGACCATTTGTCACAAGCTTAACTTGATCGCGGAAGGATGTTTTTGTTCCTTTTCGTAAAGTCGATGGAATCAGAATGCCGTTCGCAATCAAAGCAATGATGCCAATGATAATAATGACAATAAACGCAGCTCTCCACCCCATTTGTTGCCCTATATATGTTCCAAATGGTACACCTGTAACGGTCGCTACGGTAAGACCTGTAAACATAATAGAAATTGCACTTGCTCTACGATCTTCAGGAACTAAATCCGCAGCAATCGTTGAACCAATTGACATAAAAATACCATGCGAAAATGATGAGATGACACGCGCAACTAGTAACATACTGATTGAAGTAGAAATAGCAGCAAGACTATTTCCGATAATAAATACAATCATAATTCCAAGTAGTAACGTCTTCCGTGGTATTTTCGATGTTAAAGATGTTAAAATAGGTGCTCCAAAAGTAATTCCTAAAGCATATAAAGAAACCGTTAACCCTGCAGTTGTTACCGGTATAGTTAAATCCTCAGCAATCAGTGGTAGTAATCCCACACTGATAAATTCAGTCGTACCGATTGCAAATGCACTTACTGCTAACGCAAGTAATGCCAAGGTACTCTGTTTTTTACCTAAAGCCATAATGTTACCTCCTTTTGTTAATGATTCATCCTAAACTTTTTAAGATGAAGTCTAGTAAGAATCAGCCGGCAAATGTTATTATGGATTATACAAACTATAAATAAAAGTACGCACTTTAAAGTGATATAGACACTTAAAAGTAATATAGGTACTTTTTAGTGCCTATACAGGAGGGGTCAACTTGCTAAAAAAGAAATATAACATATCGGTAGAAGCTACGTTAGAAGTGATTGGTGGTAAATGGAAATGCGTCATTCTTTGTCATCTTACACATGGTAAGAAACGAACAAGTGAACTAAAACGCCTTATGCCAAACATCACGCAAAAAATGCTCACTCAACAACTACGTGAACTTGAAGATGATGGCGTCATTAATCGCATTGTGTATAATCAAGTTCCACCAAAAGTTGAATATGAACTAAGTGAATATGGAAAGAGTTTAGAAGGAATTTTAAATTCATTATGTAATTGGGGAGAAAATCACATCATGAAAGTTTATGGTGATAAATCAGAGGTTTTAGAGGATAGTATTTTAAATCAATAATCACGTCACATAGATGATCAAGGTTTAAGCTTTGATTCAATTAATAGTGGACGAACAAAACTATCATAATTTGAATTTAAAAAAAGTGTTAGCCATTCTCCAGAAACCGCGGCCTACCACTGTAAGCCGCGCAAATATTCCGGAACGTTTAGAAGGATAAATTCTATGTGAGCGGACCTTACACAAAGCACAAAGACAAGTCGAAAAGCCATGTTTCAACATGGCTTTTCGGCTTGTGTGCTAGTCCGCTCTCACCGGACACTTTATTAGATTCCTTATTAGAAATAACTAATAGTAAGTTCCAATGGTTAGCATAAACATAGTAAAACACCATTTTCTCAAAAAAGAAAATGGTGTTTTTCACATTTTTATTATAGGTAATCGTTTCTTTTCTTAATAATTTTACTTAGTTTATGCAATGCTTACATTCCCACATTAAGAAACTTTTTAAAACGCAATGGAGATATATTTTGTTTCTAAGTATTCTTCTATTCCCCAATGACCACCTTCACGACCTAATCCACTTTCCTTAAAGCCGCCAAATGGTGCTTGAGCTGTTGAAGGAACTCCGTCATTTAAGCCAACAATTCCATATTCAACACCTTCAGAAATTTCAATCGCTTCTGCTAAATCTTGTGTAAAAATATAAGCAGCTAAGCCATATGGAGAATTATTCGCTCTTTCAATTACTTCTTGATTCGTTTTATATGTTGTGATTGGTGCAATTGGTCCGAATGTTTCTTCCGTCATACATTTCATATCATCAGAAACATTAGTAAGAACAGCGGGGGTAATAAAATATCCTTTCTCTGAAGGGACACTTTCTCCACCTATTTCTAATGACGCTCCTTTGTTAACTGCATCCTCAAGATGGTCTTTTACCTTTTTGACTGCAGATTCATTAATAAGAGGTCCAATATCAACTTGATCCGTTAGGCCATTGCCTACTTTTAATTTCTCTACTTCAGCTTTAAAGAATTCGATAAATTCTCTTTCAACCGATTCATGAACATACACACGGTTTGCGCAAACACAAGTTTGCCCCGCATTTCGATATTTAGAAGCAATTAAGCCTTTCGCCGCTTTTTCAAGGTCCGCATTTGCCGTAACAATAAATGGAGCGTGACCTCCAAGCTCTAATGATACTTTCTTAACTGTATCAGCAGCTTGGCGCATTAATAACTTTCCGACTTTTGTCGACCCTGTGAAAGAAACTTTACGTACTCGTGAATCTTCCATCCATGCTGAACCAATTTCCTGCGCATCACCTGTCACTACATTTAACACACCATCCGGAATACCTGCTTCTTTTGCAAGTTGAATTAATCGAATCGCTGTTAGTGGCGTATATTCTGAAGGTTTGATGACAGCTGTACACCCTGCAGCTAAAGCAGGGGCTACTTTACGCGTAATCATGGCAGCTGGGAAATTCCAAGGTGTAATCGCAGCAATAACTCCAACAGGTTGCTTTTGAACAAGCAATCTTTTATTTAAAGCAGAAGCTGGCACTGTTTCTCCGTAAACACGCTTCCCTTCCTCTGCATACCAGGAAATGAAACTATTTGCGTAATTCACTTCGCCAATCGCCTCAGCTAAAGGCTTGCCTTGTTCTGTTGTCATTAGTTTACCGATTTCTTCTTTCTCTTGCTCAACTAAATGAAACCAATTCATTAACAACTGACCACGCTCATTGGCAGTCTTTTGTGACCATGCTTTCAATGCGTTTGCTGCAGCGTCTACTGCTTGCACTGCTTCAGCTTTTCCACCATTAGGTATTGTAGCAATTACTTCTAAAGTAGCAGGATTGGATACTTCAATTTTCTCTTTCGTATCTACTTCTTTACCATTAATGATCATTTGCCAATGGTTCATATTAAACACCTCTTTAGTTTATGTTGAAGAACTAACTGTTAAGATTTGATTTACAAAGACCCGTCTTTAATGGGTTAATTTGGAAGCCCAATACCAATAGTATAACAATTCAACTATAATTTGAGAATTGCAAAAGGAAAATAAAGACTTTTTAAATCCTTAGCATGCCTTCATTTTATATTCTATCGCACATCGCTTTTTCTACCAAATAAAACATATTTCAAAGAAAAAAGGCACTTCCTGTTCATTGTGAACAGGAAGCACCTCTTCTATTATTCTAATTTGCACGTACATTATTTAATAGATTAAAGACAAATAACAATACACCTAATACTACAATAAGAGAACCGATAATAATTCCAATAGTTAATCCACCATTACCTGTGAGTATTTGTAAAAATAAAGACCCTTGCATAATAGGTAAGCCGATATTATGAAGCCAGAAGTGCGTGTTTGCCAATTTTGTTTTTCCTGCGTTTGGGAAAAGACTGTAAATAATTCCGAAAAGAGCCATAGAAACCCATCCTAAGAGATTTAAGTGGGCATGAACAGAGGAAAATGCAAAATTATGAATTATTCCCATTACAAGTCCTAATATCACCGCAATAGCAAAATAAACACCTGCTATTTTAATGAATCGAACTCCCATTCCCTATCCTCCTTTTTCACTAGTGATGATTAAATGTATAACTTTAGTTGTACGAATATACCTATATTTTCTTTGTTTTTACAAAAAATTTATTCTTATTTTTTCAAAACCTTGATAGAGCGTTCACCCTACTTTTA
Coding sequences:
- a CDS encoding sugar phosphate isomerase/epimerase, with the translated sequence MNSIFLVANSFGVDHVKENGHQAYLPAIRSSGAKGLEVRRELLKFEQAELSNLREALKSHSLACIYSTPIELWNEQFEFNEFEFFTALMEAKLLGAQLVKFSLGHYDENQCDLESIKLAFEDEQFPTQLKITIENTQKQPAGDLEKILTFLMKCDEANIPIKFTFDIGNWVWNKIDPDEAASKLKDYVEYVHIKDVDCTTTPPTVQPLRPPSENELDLKRILKHFRSDLPVGFEFPIGEPTTPPSGLDMISKINGYVNLFKRYV
- a CDS encoding cytochrome-c oxidase, producing MGVRFIKIAGVYFAIAVILGLVMGIIHNFAFSSVHAHLNLLGWVSMALFGIIYSLFPNAGKTKLANTHFWLHNIGLPIMQGSLFLQILTGNGGLTIGIIIGSLIVVLGVLLFVFNLLNNVRAN
- a CDS encoding MFS transporter, which translates into the protein MALGKKQSTLALLALAVSAFAIGTTEFISVGLLPLIAEDLTIPVTTAGLTVSLYALGITFGAPILTSLTSKIPRKTLLLGIMIVFIIGNSLAAISTSISMLLVARVISSFSHGIFMSIGSTIAADLVPEDRRASAISIMFTGLTVATVTGVPFGTYIGQQMGWRAAFIVIIIIGIIALIANGILIPSTLRKGTKTSFRDQVKLVTNGRLLLVFIITALGYGGTFVVFTYLAPLLQEITGFKEESVAVILLVYGIAIALGNMIGGKLSNKNPINALFYMFIVQAVVLFILMFTAPFKIVGLATILLMGLFAFMNVPGLQVYVVMLAERFVPSAVDVASAINIAAFNAGIAMGSFFGGLITDSIGLIHTSWIGALMVLVAAILTWVSRNFEKKDQQATS
- a CDS encoding aldo/keto reductase, whose protein sequence is MMKNLQDTTTLHNGVKMPWFGLGVFKVEEGPELENAVKSAIKNGYRSVDTAAIYGNEVGVGKGIQEGLKEAGIAREDLFVTSKVWNADLGYEATIAAYEQSLEKLGLEYLDLYLIHWPVEGKFKDAWRALETLYKEGRVKAIGVSNFHIHHLEELMKDAEIKPMIDQVEYHPRLTQKELQAFCQEHGIQLEAWSPLMQGQLLDNEVLQEIASKHNKSVAQIILRWDLQNGVVTIPKSTKEHRIIENANIFDFELTNEEMERIHALNENHRVGPDPDNFDF
- a CDS encoding RraA family protein encodes the protein MSNLGFRIFSKINRPSAELVKKFENVPVANLDDCMGRIAAVDSGIKSINGVKMVGVAFTVKAPAGDNLMLHKALDMAQKGDIIVVQSDGVIDRALAGEIMMKYAITKGIKGFVLDGLIRDVEAAQELDFGVYARGVSPNGPYKNGPGEINVPVSVGGQIINPGDILCCDLDGIVAFREAEAEALYEKVEAVHKTEATFMEQIAKGEWDRAWVDQTLTDKQCEVIGASYDEYRRAKVK
- a CDS encoding alpha-hydroxy acid oxidase, which encodes MQASNSATTEKEEVFPVNFTDLQDAVEQKIPKPNYDYIKGGAGSGQTMRNNRQAFESYSFIPQLLNDTSTVNTSITLFGKTHPTPFIFAPVGMNLLEHPDGEPAVVKAAAKLKMPYSLSTVSSYSLEEVANAAPKHTKFFQLYWSEEDALALNMVSRAEVAGYEAIILTIDTTVSGWREGDQKNQFSPILHGYAKGNYLQDPIFQKDLENGKYKDFVDGVLRNVNHPHLNWSHVEKLRKHTKLPILLKGVLHPNDAVKALEIGVDGLIVSTHGGRQLDGVIGSLDALPNIVKVVGGQVPVLFDSGIYSGLDAFKALALGADAVCVGRPYVYGLAYAGQTGVEIVMSNFYDELVTTMQLAGVNSIDELRKVELIKRG
- a CDS encoding winged helix-turn-helix transcriptional regulator, translated to MLKKKYNISVEATLEVIGGKWKCVILCHLTHGKKRTSELKRLMPNITQKMLTQQLRELEDDGVINRIVYNQVPPKVEYELSEYGKSLEGILNSLCNWGENHIMKVYGDKSEVLEDSILNQ
- a CDS encoding NAD-dependent succinate-semialdehyde dehydrogenase, which produces MNHWQMIINGKEVDTKEKIEVSNPATLEVIATIPNGGKAEAVQAVDAAANALKAWSQKTANERGQLLMNWFHLVEQEKEEIGKLMTTEQGKPLAEAIGEVNYANSFISWYAEEGKRVYGETVPASALNKRLLVQKQPVGVIAAITPWNFPAAMITRKVAPALAAGCTAVIKPSEYTPLTAIRLIQLAKEAGIPDGVLNVVTGDAQEIGSAWMEDSRVRKVSFTGSTKVGKLLMRQAADTVKKVSLELGGHAPFIVTANADLEKAAKGLIASKYRNAGQTCVCANRVYVHESVEREFIEFFKAEVEKLKVGNGLTDQVDIGPLINESAVKKVKDHLEDAVNKGASLEIGGESVPSEKGYFITPAVLTNVSDDMKCMTEETFGPIAPITTYKTNQEVIERANNSPYGLAAYIFTQDLAEAIEISEGVEYGIVGLNDGVPSTAQAPFGGFKESGLGREGGHWGIEEYLETKYISIAF